Proteins from one Gasterosteus aculeatus chromosome 11, fGasAcu3.hap1.1, whole genome shotgun sequence genomic window:
- the bcat2 gene encoding branched-chain-amino-acid aminotransferase, mitochondrial, with translation MAALRTALHGRLVPALPLSFGSLRNASSFKASDLVIERNAACKPKPDPSTLVFGKQFSDHMLTINWSAKAGWEAPRIKPFQNLSLHPATSALHYSIELFEGMKAFRGVDNHIRMFRPMLNMARMHRSAERSSLPLFEKEELLECIKKLVEVDQEWVPFSQDASLYIRPTFIGTDPSLGVSHPSEAMIFVIVGPVGPYFSTGSFNPVSLLADPSFVRAWKGGVGAYKMGGNYGPTIAVQNEAVKRGCQQVLWLYGEQEEITEVGTMNLFIYWTNEKGEKELLTPPLDGIILPGVTRQSLLDLARTWGEFKVTERTMGMKELLGALDSGKILEVFGAGTACVVSPVGSLLYGEKKYEIPTMQNGPDLAKRFHKELTDIQYGRTASEWAPLVV, from the exons ATGGCAGCGCTCCGAACG GCACTCCATGGACGCCTCGTCCCGGCTCTCCCTTTGTCCTTCGGCTCGCTGCGGAACGCCAGTTCCTTTAAG GCGTCGGATCTGGTCATCGAACGCAACGCGGCGTGCAAGCCGAAGCCCGACCCCTCCACCCTGGTGTTCGGCAAGCAGTTCTCCGACCACATGTTGACCATCAACTGGTCGGCGAAGGCCGGCTGGGAGGCTCCTCGGATCAAACCTTTCCAGAACCTGTCGCTGCACCCGGCCACCTCCGCCCTGCACTACTCCATCGAG CTGTTCGAAGGCATGAAGGCCTTCCGAGGAGTGGACAACCACATCCGGATGTTCCGCCCCATGCTGAACATGGCGAGGATGCATCGCAGCGCCGAGAGGAGCAGCCTCCCC ctgtttgagaaggaggagctgctggagtgcATCAAGAAGCTGGTGGAGGTCGACCAGGAGTGGGTCCCCTTCTCTCAGGACGCCAGCCTCTACATCCGACCCACCTTCATCGGCACCGAC CCGTCGCTCGGCGTGTCCCACCCGAGTGAAGCCATGATCTTCGTCATCGTGGGCCCCGTGGGGCCTTACTTCTCCACGGGCTCCTTCAACCCCGTCTCCCTGCTGGCCGACCCCTCGTTTGTCCGGGCGTGGAAAGGCGGCGTCGGGGCCTACAAGATGGGAGG TAACTACGGGCCCACGATAGCGGTGCAGAACGAGGCGGTGAAGCGCGGCTGCCAGCAGGTCCTCTGGCTGTacggagagcaggaggagatcaCCGAGGTCGGGACCATGAACCTCTTCATCTACTGGACCAATGAGAAAGGAG AGAAAGAGTTGCTGACCCCCCCTCTGGACGGCATCATTCTCCCAGGAGTCACCAGGCAGTCGCTGCTGGACCTGGCCAGGACCTGG gGTGAGTTCAAGGTCACAGAGCGGACGATGGGCATGAAGGAGCTGCTGGGGGCTCTGGACTCCGGGAAGATCCTGGAGGTGTTCGGGGCCGGGACGGCCTGCGTCGTGTCTCCAGTCGGCAGCCTCCTCTACGGGGAAAAG AAATACGAGATCCCGACCATGCAGAACGGTCCCGACCTGGCCAAGAGGTTCCACAAAGAGCTCACTGATATTCAG TACGGACGCACGGCGAGCGAATGGGCCCCGCTGGTCGTTTAA